CCTGCTCCTCACTCTGGGGTGTTTCTTGCCTCCTTAGAAAGGGTGGTCTCATTGGGGGATGACCCTGGCAACAGGAGTATTGAAACCCGCGGCTATGCTGGGGCGGGATAGTGCCCTGGGTTGGGGGGTGTCACTAAGTCCTGGTCcatgtggtgcttggggagcCCCCCCTCCGTCATGCTGGGGGTGCCTGTGCTGAGCACCCCTAACTCTGCTTCCCCCTGTGCCTTTCGGCAGTCGGAGGAGGACAAGCAGCTGCAGGATGagctggagatgctggtggAGCGCCTGGGGGTAAGTCTGTGCCTGGGGTAaggagctgtggagctgggagccctggtcAGGACTTGAGTCAGTCTGGCCCTCACTTATGGTTGTTCCCTGTGCAGTGGCGTTGTGGGTGTTTCACTGTGAGTGGGACTTCTACATGTCTGCTGTGGCCTGTCCCCCAGCCTTGTTGTCTGTCTGGTGCCCAAGGgttctctgcctcctctgctcagccacGGCTATGTTTGGGGAGGCCTGGTGGGGTGGTGGCACAGAAACCCAGCCCCCTACTCCCTGACAGGCAGCTTCCCTCTGCAGGAGAAAGATACATCCCTCTACCGCCcagccctggaggagctgcGGAGGCAGATCCGCTCTTCCACAACCTCCATGACCTCTGTTCCCAAACCCCTCAAGTTCCTGAGGCCTCATTACGGCAAGCTGAAGGAGATCTATGAGAACATGGCTCCAGGAGAGAACAAGGTAAGGGCTCCTGTACCCACCACCCCACATGGTTGggggggtggtgctggggcaggTGATCGCAGAGCCCTATGGGCTCTGGTCTAACATCAGTCTCTGTATTGTATCTTGCTCTGGTGGATTACAACTTGCCAGGGCTCTGCCTTTTCCGCTGGGATAACTTGGAGGTACTGGGAAGCTGTTGTTTCCCTGTGCCTGCCGTGTGTCTGAGCCCCGGGCACTCTTTCCCCAGCGCTTTGCAGCAGacataatttctgttttggCCATGACCATGAGTGGGGAGCGCGAGTGTCTAAAGTATCGTCTGCTGGgctcccaggaggagctggcatCTTGGGGACATGAATACGTCAGGTAAGCCTGGGTAGGAGCAGGGTTTGGGGAAGGACAAGGGCTCATGGGTGTTTCTTTGACCCTGGCTTGTCTAAGAGATGTCCTGACTTGCTGGGCCTTTGTTCAGCTGTCCCTGTCATGCCTGCATACATGCCACCTCATGTGGCATCTTGCTCCTGTGACCTCTGTAATCTTTCCTTTTGAACTTATTCCTCCTGGGCTTGTTCCCGATATTCTCATGTGGGAATGTGAGGCCCCCATAAGCCATACACAGCCTTGGCAattggcagcagctgctgctctccttggGGCTGCATAAAGCTGATGGTGCTGTTATTTTGTCCTCACAGGCATCTAGCAGGGGAGGTGGCTAAGGAGTGGCAGGAGATTGATGAGGCTGACAAGGCTCAGAGGGACACGCTTCTCACCCTCGTCAAGGAGATTGTCCCCTACAACATGGCCCACAACGCAGAGCATGAGGCCTGTGACCTGCTCATGGAGATCGAGCAGATGGACATGCTGGAAGAGTACATTGATGACAATGCCTACTCCAAAGTGTGCCTCTACTTGACCAGGTGAGGGACATCAATAGGCTGAGGAGATGGAAGGGGCCTGGTCCCCATTGGACCAAGGCTGTCTGATGTGGTCATCACCTTCATGTCTGTCTCCTCCTCAAAGCTGTGTAAGCTACGTCCCAGAGCCTGAGAACTCGGCTCTCCTGCGCTGTGCCCTTGGCATCTTCCGCAAGTTCAGCCGCTACCCTGAAGCCCTGCGCCTGGCTCTGATGCTCAATGACATGGAGCTGGTGGAGGACATCTTCACTTCTTGCAAAGATGTGTAAGTGCAAACCCTCTGGAGCCATCGTGGTGGGGTGTGACTCCcatccaggcagagctggggtgggtCTTGCCGCTATCAGAAGTGTCAGGGGTTTGGACTGAAACTTGTCCCTGAAATCAAGGTTGACAAGAGTGAGTCATTTCTAGGATGCTCTTGAGTGTCTTTagagcagagcaggctgggCTACATGTCTGTGCCATTTCATTTGGTGAGCATGTGGttgtgctggggctgggtgtGCTCTGAGCACTTAAGAAATCTCTCCCCTCTCCATAGAGTTGTCCAGAAGCAGATGGCCTTTATGCTGGGTCGCCATGGGGTCTTCCTGGAGCTGAATGAGGATGTGGAGGAGTACGAGGACCTGACCGAGATCATGTCCAATGTCCAGCTCAATGGCAACTTTCTGGCTCTGGCCAGAGAGGTGAGTGTCCCACATGGGAAGAGCCTTATGCTGCCTCCAGCTGTGGCTGCTTTGGTGCTGGGTTCCATGGCAAGATCTGGAAGGAGATCCCTCATCCCTTCAAGCTTGGCCAGGCTCCTTCTGGAGAGATTGCCCCTGTCAGGTAGATGCCCTGGAGTGTGCTGGCTGAGATTaaccctcttctttcttctctttgcagctGGACATCTTGGAGCCCAAAGTGCCAGATGATATTTACAAAACCCACCTGGAAAATAACCGTAAGGGCTTATCTTGTGGTGACCTTTGTCATTCCTCCTGTGGAGAGCTCCTGTGCTCCTCTGGGTGGGTGCAGTGAGCTGTGTAACCTGGAGTGGGCAGATGGCCCACCCAATGTGTCTCGCCTGGTGTGTAGCAGACCCAGCTGCCTGCTAGGGATTTGGGCTCCTCCTTCCTGTAGTTGGTGGACCAGATCCTTGTTCCCCATGGTGTGGGACAGCCGTGTGGAAGAGGGCTGGCAAGGCTTCTTTGGCTGCCTAGCTCACCCTGACATTGTTCCCCAGGGTTTGGAGGGAGCGGTTCCCAAGTGGATTCAGCACGGATGAACTTGGCCTCCTCCTTTGTTAACGGCTTTGTGAACGCGGCGTTTGGACGGGACAAGCTGCTGACGGATGATGGCAATAAATGGTTGTACAAGAACAAGGACCAtggtgagggagctgggcaggggctggagatgTACCCAGGCTTGGGGGTCACTACCCTGTCTCTTCtggtgggggctgcagggcgCTGGCCTGCTCCGTGTTCCTGGCCACCACCTGCCTCTGGCAGGGCACATTGATTCAGGGCTGAGGTGGGCTCTTCTCCCCTGGAACTGCAGGGATGCTGAGTGCAGCCGCTTCTCTGGGAATGATCCTGCTGTGGGATGTGGATGGGGGGCTCACGCAGATCGACAAGTACCTGTACTCCTCGGAGGATTACATCAAGGTCAGTGGCGTGAATCCTTGCAGGGGCTCTGTTGCTCAGGGAAGGTTGACCTTGCTGTGGTTTGTTGCATGGCTTGGCTCCTGCCTGGACAGGGGTCGGATGCCTTTGTTCTGGGTTACTGAGTGGCTTGCCGCCAGGTGGGGGGTCTCTTGGGGCCTGCCTAAGGCACCTTTGGGGACCCCTTGTCACAGAGCTATGTGGTGTGGGCTGCTCAGATGGCTCCAGAGTGGCATTGATCACTTGGGACCAGGTTCCCCCAGGGAGTGGATGACATTAGCCACTGGCTTGCAGCAAGTTCTGTACACTGGAGGCTGTTCCATGGCTGTGCCTTTGTCTTGCAGTCAGGAGCCCTTCTGGCTTGTGGCATTGTCAACTCTGGGGTGAGGAATGAGTGTGACCCTGCCCTGGCCCTTCTGTCTGACTATGTCCTCCACAACAGCAACACCATGAGGATTGGAGCCATTTTTGGGTAAGGGCCTGGGCCCAGCCTCCCCAGGCTGTGCATGGTGGTGGGGCTCCccccttgtcctctcctctcACTCTGCCCTGGcctctctgcagcctggggctggcGTATGCAGGCTCCAATCGTGAGGACGTCCTGACTTTGCTGCTACCTGTGATGGGAGAGTCCAAGTCTAGC
The nucleotide sequence above comes from Heliangelus exortis chromosome 9, bHelExo1.hap1, whole genome shotgun sequence. Encoded proteins:
- the PSMD2 gene encoding 26S proteasome non-ATPase regulatory subunit 2, encoding MDAGGGGGQSRVQGGPGSGGDEKPPQLWGRDRRDPPAGPEKEQELSEEDKQLQDELEMLVERLGEKDTSLYRPALEELRRQIRSSTTSMTSVPKPLKFLRPHYGKLKEIYENMAPGENKRFAADIISVLAMTMSGERECLKYRLLGSQEELASWGHEYVRHLAGEVAKEWQEIDEADKAQRDTLLTLVKEIVPYNMAHNAEHEACDLLMEIEQMDMLEEYIDDNAYSKVCLYLTSCVSYVPEPENSALLRCALGIFRKFSRYPEALRLALMLNDMELVEDIFTSCKDVVVQKQMAFMLGRHGVFLELNEDVEEYEDLTEIMSNVQLNGNFLALARELDILEPKVPDDIYKTHLENNRFGGSGSQVDSARMNLASSFVNGFVNAAFGRDKLLTDDGNKWLYKNKDHGMLSAAASLGMILLWDVDGGLTQIDKYLYSSEDYIKSGALLACGIVNSGVRNECDPALALLSDYVLHNSNTMRIGAIFGLGLAYAGSNREDVLTLLLPVMGESKSSMEVAGVTALACGMISVGSCNGDVTSTILQTIMEKSETELKDTYARWLPLGLGLNHLGKGEAIEAILAALEVVSEPFRSFANTLVDICAYAGSGNVLKVQQLLHICSEHFDSKEKEEDKDKKDKKEKEKKESSADMGAHQGVAVLGIALIAMGEEIGAEMALRTFGHLLRYGEPTLRRAVPLALALISVSNPRLNILDTLSKFSHDADPEVSYNSIFAMGMVGSGTNNARLAAMLRQLAQYHAKDPNNLFMVRLAQGLTHLGKGTLTLCPYHSDRQLMSQVAVAGLLTVLVSFLDVRNIILGKSHYVLYGLVAAMQPRMLVAFNEELRPLPVSVRVGQAVDVVGQAGKPKTITGFQTHTTPVLLAHGERAELATEEHVPVTPILEGFVILRKNPNYDV